In Astatotilapia calliptera chromosome 16, fAstCal1.2, whole genome shotgun sequence, one genomic interval encodes:
- the LOC113008010 gene encoding cell surface A33 antigen-like, whose translation MDRQLVWGKLFLILTVLSCCKSLQVSIPKKEYEAEKGGSIDLTCSWVPANPSLTDYVLTWEVFPEITGDSMKRVATAWYGKPVEISPAYEGRASLDVDPNTRVSTLHLTQLTMQENRHFQCNVLIYGDDDGTTGTTTSLVVLVPPSPPICKLQGSAEYFQNVTLTCLSEEASPAPTYDWKSFSVDNSPRQFPPKATQKDGVLSLFNITRETSGYYICTSQNQIGSASCNFTLAVMPASMKIGSTAAIIGGVLAGLLVVGILIFCLCRRRSKKNKYPEGSPEEMRYYDQDAAEGEEPYSDNKSNSEKKQASQNEDNDVAPQNISRVEEVVQKFADDQYSYNSSKERYEGKGSDIDSHRYQDDQRDHYGGNRDRLDDQRERYGGSRDRLEDQRNRYGGSRDRLDEQHDRYGGSRDRLDDHRERYGGSRDRLDDHRERYGGSRDRLDDQRERYGGSRDRLDDQRERYGGSRDRLDDRRDNYRGSRDRLDDYSRHDRGDRYGGSRDRLDYSDRNQ comes from the exons ATGGACAGGCAGCTTGTATGGGGAAAGCTGTTTCTGATACTCACAG TGCTGTCCTGCTGCAAGAGTCTTCAGGTGTCCATTCCAAAAAAAGAATATGAGGCTGAAAAAGGAGGCAGCATTGACTTGACCTGCTCCTGGGTCCCTGCAAATCCCTCATTGACCGACTATGTACTCACATGGGAAGTCTTCCCAGAAATTACTGGAGACTCAATG aAACGTGTGGCTACTGCATGGTATGGCAAACCGGTTGAAATTTCCCCAGCTTATGAAGGCAGAGCATCCTTGGACGTTGACCCTAACACTCGAGTGAGCACACTGCATTTAACACAGCTCACCATGCAGGAAAACCGCCATTTCCAGTGCAATGTCCTTATATATGGTGACGATGATGGAACAACTGGTACCACCACCTCCCTTGTGGTCCTGG TCCCTCCTTCTCCACCAATCTGCAAGCTTCAGGGAAGTGCAgaatattttcaaaatgttacaCTCACCTGTTTGTCTGAGGAGGCATCCCCAGCACCCACCTACGACTGGAAGAGCTTTAGCGTCGACAACAGTCCCAGACAATTTCCACCTAAAGCAACTCAAA AGGATGGAGTCCTATCTCTCTTCAATATAACAAGGGAGACATCTGGGTACTATATTTGCACATCACAAAATCAAATTGGTTCTGCCAGCTGCAACTTTACTTTGGCTGTGATGCCTG CCAGCATGAAAATTGGGTCCACAGCAGCTATAATAGGAGGAGTCCTCGCAGGGCTCCTGGTGGTGGGGATTCTCATCTTCTGTCTTTGTCGGAGAAGGAGCAAGAAGAATAAATATCCTGAGGG TTCCCCTGAAGAAATGAGGTATTACGACCAAGATGCTGCCGAAGGTGAAGAACCATACTCAGACAACAAGTCAAACAGCGAGAAGAAACAGGCCAGCCAGAATGAGGATAATGATGTGGCACCTCAAAATATTTCCAGAGTCGAAGAAGTTGtgcagaagtttgcagatgatcaGTACAGTTACAATAGCAGCAAAGAAAGGTATGAAGGCAAGGGCAGTGATATAGACTCTCACCGGTACCAGGACGACCAGCGTGACCATTATGGTGGTAACCGGGATCGTCTTGATGATCAACGCGAACGTTACGGTGGTAGTAGAGATCGCCTCGAGGATCAACGTAATCGTTACGGTGGTAGTCGAGATCGCCTCGATGAACAGCACGATCGTTACGGTGGTAGCCGGGATCGCCTTGATGATCACCGCGAACGTTACGGTGGTAGCCGGGATCGCCTTGATGATCACCGCGAACGTTACGGTGGTAGCCGGGATCGCCTTGATGATCAACGTGAACGCTATGGTGGAAGTCGTGATCGGCTTGATGATCAACGTGAACGCTATGGTGGAAGTCGCGATCGCCTTGATGATCGCCGTGACAATTATCGTGGTAGCCGAGATCGCCTTGACGATTACAGTCGACATGACCGCGGTGATCGCTATGGTGGTAGCCGAGATCGACTTGATTACAGTGACAGAAACCagtaa